The following coding sequences lie in one Salmo salar chromosome ssa13, Ssal_v3.1, whole genome shotgun sequence genomic window:
- the LOC106567838 gene encoding rho GTPase-activating protein 35 isoform X1: MMAKKQDAKSPTYNLIVVGLSGTEKEKGQCGVGKSCLCNRFVRPSADDFYLDHTSVLSTSDFGGRVVNNDHFLFWGEVGRVVEEGPECRMHVVEQTEFIDDQTFQPHRSTAMQPYIKRAASTKLASAEKLMYFCTDQLGLEQDFEQKQMPEGKIQADGFMLCVDVSRGMNRNFDDQLKFVTNLYGQLSKTKKPIVLVLTKCDEGVERYIKDSHTFAITKKSLPVVETSARSNINVDLAFIALVQLIDKSRGKPKIIPYFEALKLQSQQIALAKDRYEWLVNRVVKNHNETWLNTSRRMHSSSEFKEYVFLEGTAKCKKLFQQHVYRLKQEHIERRRKIYLSTLPLALSSLVPDLDEIDQLSWSGVQKVLESKQHFAHWFVVLEDSPWEDTSHIDNMEDERIPSDLLETAPAEYIFNAHLEHLRNECKRAEMRQEFKHKLACSPFVTPGKPWEEARSFIMNEDFYQWLEESEYLDLYNRHQKDIIDHAKEDFQELLLEYSELFYELEVDAKPSKEKMGAIQDVLGEEQRFKTLQKLPAERDALVLKHIHFVYHPTKETCPSSPQCGDFKIEQLLASRFPTCYPFFNVKSHFGDIKADRINLVILGKDGLAREFANEIRTLCTNDDRYVLDGKMYELTLRPIEGNVRLPVNSFHTTTFTPHGCLCLYNSKESLTYVVESIERLRESTIGRRDSHIAQLLTSLLLVTKRGVGTYADIGGETALGLITQGQQVARRLQCSFLDPASPGVGYGHNVNDSQINQVLRGLLDSRRSSSFSSSSPPLPPKPPGPRDSPHQPSPEADIRIVMCLMCGDNYDVEQLLSPFLLPQHCRPTSNSGTSVILEQTVGPHKQVIELSLLSYHASFSLRKSRLVHGYIAVYSARRKASLETLCAFLCEIQDIIPVQLLAVGESQVELTESESAREQLVQGEELAQEIEGRFNSVVCGSGGVVGGLHRIEMFQHFLMEVVEKRNIVEATHMYDNVAEACTNDTAYSPRCSSPSPGNMFLDSDVDDVEPSPPYFDGTLTSHGGGFNLPDLDSSDVSVISDISSFENKLNSKVPPQVRPKPTVTFDFRKVGRNPYNTDTMGHRRSLPSTVTWVPGGDGGYDPSDYAEPMDAVSKPRPSNEEIIYSVPHDSTQGKIITIRNANRMHSNGNGSDSEADSSSLERCRKFSAAGVKPRLYRDRSKRLGKFSSFRTSFIGSDDEMGALPKTKEDEFGTLKGDIINEEGEDPKKRNILKSLRRTAKKTRPKPRPSIPKPLESNYFGVPLVNVVFPDRPIPLFIDKCVHFIETTGLNTEGLYRVSGNKCEMESMQRQFDQDHGLDLVEKDFAINTVAGALKAFFSELPEPLVPCILQVELLEAFKINDREQRLYTMKDVLRKFPRENYDVFRFVMSHLHKVSQLSRQNLMTSENLSICFWPTLMRPAFTTMDALTATRTYQTIIETFIHQCAFFFYNQPLLDSPTGLAGLPASPTTTLTGGSTYSCYRSSPPPTTTQFSPLQQSPPTTPQSPLQSLLPPLHQHPHCAPTEQETL; the protein is encoded by the exons ATGATGGCGAAAAAGCAGGATGCTAAGTCACCCACATACAACCTTATTGTTGTGGGTTTGTCAGGGACTGAGAAAGAGAAGGGCCAGTGTGGAGTGGGCAAGTCCTGCCTGTGTAACCGCTTTGTGCGCCCCAGTGCTGATGACTTCTATCTGGACCACACGTCAGTGCTGAGCACCAGTGACTTTGGGGGCAGAGTGGTTAACAATGACCACTTCCTGTTCTGGGGGGAGGTGGGgcgggtggtggaggaggggccGGAGTGCAGGATGCATGTGGTGGAGCAGACCGAGTTCATTGATGACCAGACGTTCCAGCCACACCGCAGCACTGCCATGCAGCCCTACATCAAGAGGGCGGCCTCCACCAAGCTGGCCTCTGCAGAGAAGCTTATGTACTTCTGCACGGACCAGCTGGGGCTGGAGCAGGACTTTGAGCAGAAGCAGATGCCTGAGGGCAAGATACAGGCTGACGGGTTCATGCTCTGTGTGGACGTCAGTAGGGGGATGAACCGCAACTTTGACGACCAGTTGAAGTTTGTCACAAACCTTTATGGTCAGCTGAGCAAAACAAAGAAGCCCATTGTGCTGGTCTTAACCAAGTGTGATGAGGGGGTTGAACGCTACATCAAAGATTCTCACACCTTTGCCATCACTAAAAAGAGTCTTCCAGTAGTGGAGACATCTGCACGCTCCAACATCAATGTTGACCTAGCCTTCATTGCTTTGGTGCAACTCATTGATAAGAGCAGGGGCAAGCCCAAGATCATTCCTTACTTCGAGGCCCTCAAGCTCCAGAGTCAGCAGATAGCCCTGGCTAAAGACCGATACGAATGGCTAGTCAACCGTGTAGTGAAGAACCACAACGAGACCTGGCTTAACACCAGCCGACGCATGCACAGCTCTTCAGAGTTCAAGGAATACGTCTTTCTAGAGGGTACAGCGAAATGCAAGAAGCTCTTCCAGCAGCATGTGTACCGTCTGAAACAGGAGCACATTGAGAGACGTCGGAAAATCTATCTGAGCACTCTTCCTCTAGCACTTAGCTCCCTGGTGCCTGACCTGGATGAGATCGACCAGCTGAGCTGGTCTGGGGTTCAGAAGGTCCTGGAGTCCAAGCAGCACTTTGCCCACTGGTTTGTGGTTTTGGAGGACTCTCCATGGGAGGACACGTCTCACATAGATAACATGGAGGATGAGCGCATCCCCTCAGACCTGCTGGAGACGGCCCCAGCCGAGTACATTTTCAATGCCCACCTGGAGCACCTGAGGAATGAGTGCAAGCGGGCTGAGATGAGGCAGGAGTTCAAGCACAAGCTGGCCTGTTCTCCCTTTGTCACGCCAGGCAAGCCCTGGGAAGAGGCCCGCAGCTTCATCATGAACGAAGACTTCTACCAATGGTTGGAGGAATCAGAGTACCTGGACCTCTACAACCGCCACCAGAAAGACATAATAGACCACGCTAAAGAGGACTTCCAGGAGCTGCTGCTGGAGTACTCTGAGCTCTTCTATGAGCTGGAGGTGGATGCCAAGCCCAGCAAGGAGAAGATGGGGGCCATCCAGGATGTTTTAGGGGAGGAGCAGAGGTTCAAGACCCTGCAGAAGCTTCCAGCTGAGAGAGATGCTCTGGTGTTGAAGCATATCCACTTTGTCTACCACCCAACCAAGGAGACCTGTCCCAGCAGCCCACAGTGTGGAGACTTCAAGATAGAGCAGCTCCTGGCCTCACGTTTCCCAACATGCTACCCATTCTTCAATGTGAAGTCCCATTTTGGGGATATTAAAGCTGACCGTATCAACCTTGTGATATTGGGCAAAGACGGACTGGCCAGGGAGTTTGCCAATGAGATCAGGACCCTCTGTACCAATGATGACCGGTATGTGCTGGATGGGAAAATGTATGAGCTGACCCTGCGACCTATTGAGGGAAACGTACGACTTCCTGTAAATTCCTTTCACACTACCACTTTCACACCCCATGGATGCCTGTGTCTGTACAACTCAAAAGAGTCCCTAACCTATGTCGTAGAAAGCATTGAAAGGTTGCGGGAGTCAACAATAGGTAGAAGGGACAGCCATATAGCTCAGCTTTTAACGTCTCTGCTCTTGGTTACTAAAAGGGGAGTAGGGACATATGCAGATATTGGGGGAGAAACTGCCTTAGGCCTAATAACACAGGGACAGCAGGTAGCAAGGAGACTGCAGTGTAGCTTCCTAGACCCAGCCTCTCCTGGTGTGGGCTATGGGCACAATGTGAATGACAGTCAGATCAATCAAGTTTTGAGGGGTCTCCTGGACTCTAGGAGGAGCTCATCTTTTAGTAGCAGCTCCCCACCTCTGCCCCCTAAACCTCCAGGCCCAAGAGACTCTCCTCACCAGCCCAGCCCAGAGGCAGACATCCGCATCGTCATGTGCTTGATGTGTGGAGACAACTACGACGTGGAacagctcctctctcccttcctactGCCTCAGCACTGCAGGCCAACATCCAATAGTGGGACCTCAGTGATACTGGAGCAGACAGTGGGGCCTCACAAACAGGTGATTGAGCTCTCCCTTCTTTCCTACCACGCCTCCTTCTCCCTGAGGAAGAGCAGATTAGTGCATGGCTACATCGCTGTGTACTCAGCCCGCCGCAAGGCCTCCCTGGAGACTCTATGTGCCTTCCTGTGTGAGATCCAGGACATCATCCCTGTTCAGCTGCTGGCAGTAGGGGAGAGCCAGGTGGAGCTCACAGAAAGTGAGTCTGCCAGAGAGCAGCTAGTCCAGGGAGAGGAGCTGGCCCAAGAGATAGAGGGCAGGTTCAACAGTGTGGTGTGTGGGTCTGGAGGGGTGGTGGGCGGCCTGCACAGGATAGAGATGTTCCAGCACTTcctgatggaggtggtggagaaacGCAACATTGTGGAGGCAACACACATGTATGATAACGTGGCTGAGGCCTGCACTAATGACACTGCCTACTCCCCTCGCTGTAGCTCACCCAGCCCTGGCAACATGTTCTTAGACTCTGATGTGGATGACGTGGAGCCCTCCCCACCCTACTTCGATGGCACACTCACCTCCCATGGTGGGGGCTTCAACCTGCCTGACCTGGACTCCAGCGATGTCTCTGTCATCTCTGACATCAGCTCCTTTGAGAACAAACTCAACAGCAAGGTCCCTCCCCAGGTGAGGCCCAAGCCCACTGTGACCTTTGACTTCCGGAAGGTGGGCCGAAACCCCTACAACACAGACACCATGGGCCACCGTCGCTCCCTGCCCTCTACTGTGACATGGGTACCAGGTGGGGACGGAGGTTACGACCCCTCAGACTATGCAGAGCCTATGGATGCTGTGTCCAAGCCCCGGCCCAGCAACGAGGAGATCATCTACTCTGTGCCCCATGACAGCACGCAGGGCAAGATAATCACCATCCGCAACGCCAACAGGATGCACTCAAATGGGAACGGCTCGGACAGTGAGGCAGACAGCAGTTCCCTGGAGCGCTGCAGGAAGTTCTCGGCGGCGGGGGTGAAGCCCCGGCTGTACCGTGACCGCTCCAAACGCCTGGGTAAGTTCAGCAGCTTTCGCACTAGCTTCATTGGCAGCGACGATGAGATGGGGGCCCTGCCAAAGACCAAGGAGGATGAGTTCGGAACCCTGAAAGGAGACATCATcaatgaggagggagaggacccCAAGAAGAGGAACATTCTGAAGAGCCTACGGCGAACTGCCAAG AAAACCAGACCAAAGCCCCGGCCCTCTATTCCCAAGCCCCTGGAGAGCAACTACTTCGGGGTACCCCTGGTCAATGTGGTGTTCCCAGACAGACCTATCCCACTTTTTATCGACAAGTGTGTCCACTTCATTGAGACCACAG gtCTCAACACAGAGGGGCTGTACAGGGTGAGCGGGAACAAGTGTGAGATGGAGAGCATGCAGAGGCAGTTTGACCAGG ACCATGGGCTGGACCTAGTGGAGAAGGACTTTGCCATCAACACGGTGGCTGGGGCTCTGAAGGCCTTCTTCTCTGAGCTGCCGGAGCCATTGGTGCCCTGCATCCTGCAGGTGGAGCTGCTCGAGGCCTTCA AAATTAACGACAGGGAACAAAGGCTGTACACCATGAAGGATGTGCTGAGGAAGTTCCCCAGGGAGAACTATGACGTTTTCAGATTTGTCATGAGCCACTTACACAA GGTGAGCCAGCTGAGCAGACAGAACCTGATGACCAGTGAGAATCTGTCCATCTGTTTCTGGCCCACTCTGATGCGGCCAGCCTTCACCACCATGGACGCCCTGACGGCCACGCGGACCTACCAGACAATCATCGAGACCTTCATCCACCAGTGTGCTTTCTTCTTCTACAACCAGCCCCTCCTGGACTCCCccactggcctggctggcctccctgcctcccccaccaccaccctcaccGGGGGCTCCACCTATTCCTGCTAccgctcctcccctccccccaccaccacgcAATTCAGCCCCCTGCAGCAGTCACCCCCCACCACCCCCCAGTCACCCCTGCAGTCcctcctgccccccctccaccaaCACCCCCACTGCGCCCCCACCGAACAAGAGACACTGTGA
- the LOC106567838 gene encoding rho GTPase-activating protein 35 isoform X2, with amino-acid sequence MMAKKQDAKSPTYNLIVVGLSGTEKEKGQCGVGKSCLCNRFVRPSADDFYLDHTSVLSTSDFGGRVVNNDHFLFWGEVGRVVEEGPECRMHVVEQTEFIDDQTFQPHRSTAMQPYIKRAASTKLASAEKLMYFCTDQLGLEQDFEQKQMPEGKIQADGFMLCVDVSRGMNRNFDDQLKFVTNLYGQLSKTKKPIVLVLTKCDEGVERYIKDSHTFAITKKSLPVVETSARSNINVDLAFIALVQLIDKSRGKPKIIPYFEALKLQSQQIALAKDRYEWLVNRVVKNHNETWLNTSRRMHSSSEFKEYVFLEGTAKCKKLFQQHVYRLKQEHIERRRKIYLSTLPLALSSLVPDLDEIDQLSWSGVQKVLESKQHFAHWFVVLEDSPWEDTSHIDNMEDERIPSDLLETAPAEYIFNAHLEHLRNECKRAEMRQEFKHKLACSPFVTPGKPWEEARSFIMNEDFYQWLEESEYLDLYNRHQKDIIDHAKEDFQELLLEYSELFYELEVDAKPSKEKMGAIQDVLGEEQRFKTLQKLPAERDALVLKHIHFVYHPTKETCPSSPQCGDFKIEQLLASRFPTCYPFFNVKSHFGDIKADRINLVILGKDGLAREFANEIRTLCTNDDRYVLDGKMYELTLRPIEGNVRLPVNSFHTTTFTPHGCLCLYNSKESLTYVVESIERLRESTIGRRDSHIAQLLTSLLLVTKRGVGTYADIGGETALGLITQGQQVARRLQCSFLDPASPGVGYGHNVNDSQINQVLRGLLDSRRSSSFSSSSPPLPPKPPGPRDSPHQPSPEADIRIVMCLMCGDNYDVEQLLSPFLLPQHCRPTSNSGTSVILEQTVGPHKQVIELSLLSYHASFSLRKSRLVHGYIAVYSARRKASLETLCAFLCEIQDIIPVQLLAVGESQVELTESESAREQLVQGEELAQEIEGRFNSVVCGSGGVVGGLHRIEMFQHFLMEVVEKRNIVEATHMYDNVAEACTNDTAYSPRCSSPSPGNMFLDSDVDDVEPSPPYFDGTLTSHGGGFNLPDLDSSDVSVISDISSFENKLNSKVPPQVRPKPTVTFDFRKVGRNPYNTDTMGHRRSLPSTVTWVPGGDGGYDPSDYAEPMDAVSKPRPSNEEIIYSVPHDSTQGKIITIRNANRMHSNGNGSDSEADSSSLERCRKFSAAGVKPRLYRDRSKRLGKFSSFRTSFIGSDDEMGALPKTKEDEFGTLKGDIINEEGEDPKKRNILKSLRRTAKKTRPKPRPSIPKPLESNYFGVPLVNVVFPDRPIPLFIDKCVHFIETTGLNTEGLYRVSGNKCEMESMQRQFDQDHGLDLVEKDFAINTVAGALKAFFSELPEPLVPCILQVELLEAFR; translated from the exons ATGATGGCGAAAAAGCAGGATGCTAAGTCACCCACATACAACCTTATTGTTGTGGGTTTGTCAGGGACTGAGAAAGAGAAGGGCCAGTGTGGAGTGGGCAAGTCCTGCCTGTGTAACCGCTTTGTGCGCCCCAGTGCTGATGACTTCTATCTGGACCACACGTCAGTGCTGAGCACCAGTGACTTTGGGGGCAGAGTGGTTAACAATGACCACTTCCTGTTCTGGGGGGAGGTGGGgcgggtggtggaggaggggccGGAGTGCAGGATGCATGTGGTGGAGCAGACCGAGTTCATTGATGACCAGACGTTCCAGCCACACCGCAGCACTGCCATGCAGCCCTACATCAAGAGGGCGGCCTCCACCAAGCTGGCCTCTGCAGAGAAGCTTATGTACTTCTGCACGGACCAGCTGGGGCTGGAGCAGGACTTTGAGCAGAAGCAGATGCCTGAGGGCAAGATACAGGCTGACGGGTTCATGCTCTGTGTGGACGTCAGTAGGGGGATGAACCGCAACTTTGACGACCAGTTGAAGTTTGTCACAAACCTTTATGGTCAGCTGAGCAAAACAAAGAAGCCCATTGTGCTGGTCTTAACCAAGTGTGATGAGGGGGTTGAACGCTACATCAAAGATTCTCACACCTTTGCCATCACTAAAAAGAGTCTTCCAGTAGTGGAGACATCTGCACGCTCCAACATCAATGTTGACCTAGCCTTCATTGCTTTGGTGCAACTCATTGATAAGAGCAGGGGCAAGCCCAAGATCATTCCTTACTTCGAGGCCCTCAAGCTCCAGAGTCAGCAGATAGCCCTGGCTAAAGACCGATACGAATGGCTAGTCAACCGTGTAGTGAAGAACCACAACGAGACCTGGCTTAACACCAGCCGACGCATGCACAGCTCTTCAGAGTTCAAGGAATACGTCTTTCTAGAGGGTACAGCGAAATGCAAGAAGCTCTTCCAGCAGCATGTGTACCGTCTGAAACAGGAGCACATTGAGAGACGTCGGAAAATCTATCTGAGCACTCTTCCTCTAGCACTTAGCTCCCTGGTGCCTGACCTGGATGAGATCGACCAGCTGAGCTGGTCTGGGGTTCAGAAGGTCCTGGAGTCCAAGCAGCACTTTGCCCACTGGTTTGTGGTTTTGGAGGACTCTCCATGGGAGGACACGTCTCACATAGATAACATGGAGGATGAGCGCATCCCCTCAGACCTGCTGGAGACGGCCCCAGCCGAGTACATTTTCAATGCCCACCTGGAGCACCTGAGGAATGAGTGCAAGCGGGCTGAGATGAGGCAGGAGTTCAAGCACAAGCTGGCCTGTTCTCCCTTTGTCACGCCAGGCAAGCCCTGGGAAGAGGCCCGCAGCTTCATCATGAACGAAGACTTCTACCAATGGTTGGAGGAATCAGAGTACCTGGACCTCTACAACCGCCACCAGAAAGACATAATAGACCACGCTAAAGAGGACTTCCAGGAGCTGCTGCTGGAGTACTCTGAGCTCTTCTATGAGCTGGAGGTGGATGCCAAGCCCAGCAAGGAGAAGATGGGGGCCATCCAGGATGTTTTAGGGGAGGAGCAGAGGTTCAAGACCCTGCAGAAGCTTCCAGCTGAGAGAGATGCTCTGGTGTTGAAGCATATCCACTTTGTCTACCACCCAACCAAGGAGACCTGTCCCAGCAGCCCACAGTGTGGAGACTTCAAGATAGAGCAGCTCCTGGCCTCACGTTTCCCAACATGCTACCCATTCTTCAATGTGAAGTCCCATTTTGGGGATATTAAAGCTGACCGTATCAACCTTGTGATATTGGGCAAAGACGGACTGGCCAGGGAGTTTGCCAATGAGATCAGGACCCTCTGTACCAATGATGACCGGTATGTGCTGGATGGGAAAATGTATGAGCTGACCCTGCGACCTATTGAGGGAAACGTACGACTTCCTGTAAATTCCTTTCACACTACCACTTTCACACCCCATGGATGCCTGTGTCTGTACAACTCAAAAGAGTCCCTAACCTATGTCGTAGAAAGCATTGAAAGGTTGCGGGAGTCAACAATAGGTAGAAGGGACAGCCATATAGCTCAGCTTTTAACGTCTCTGCTCTTGGTTACTAAAAGGGGAGTAGGGACATATGCAGATATTGGGGGAGAAACTGCCTTAGGCCTAATAACACAGGGACAGCAGGTAGCAAGGAGACTGCAGTGTAGCTTCCTAGACCCAGCCTCTCCTGGTGTGGGCTATGGGCACAATGTGAATGACAGTCAGATCAATCAAGTTTTGAGGGGTCTCCTGGACTCTAGGAGGAGCTCATCTTTTAGTAGCAGCTCCCCACCTCTGCCCCCTAAACCTCCAGGCCCAAGAGACTCTCCTCACCAGCCCAGCCCAGAGGCAGACATCCGCATCGTCATGTGCTTGATGTGTGGAGACAACTACGACGTGGAacagctcctctctcccttcctactGCCTCAGCACTGCAGGCCAACATCCAATAGTGGGACCTCAGTGATACTGGAGCAGACAGTGGGGCCTCACAAACAGGTGATTGAGCTCTCCCTTCTTTCCTACCACGCCTCCTTCTCCCTGAGGAAGAGCAGATTAGTGCATGGCTACATCGCTGTGTACTCAGCCCGCCGCAAGGCCTCCCTGGAGACTCTATGTGCCTTCCTGTGTGAGATCCAGGACATCATCCCTGTTCAGCTGCTGGCAGTAGGGGAGAGCCAGGTGGAGCTCACAGAAAGTGAGTCTGCCAGAGAGCAGCTAGTCCAGGGAGAGGAGCTGGCCCAAGAGATAGAGGGCAGGTTCAACAGTGTGGTGTGTGGGTCTGGAGGGGTGGTGGGCGGCCTGCACAGGATAGAGATGTTCCAGCACTTcctgatggaggtggtggagaaacGCAACATTGTGGAGGCAACACACATGTATGATAACGTGGCTGAGGCCTGCACTAATGACACTGCCTACTCCCCTCGCTGTAGCTCACCCAGCCCTGGCAACATGTTCTTAGACTCTGATGTGGATGACGTGGAGCCCTCCCCACCCTACTTCGATGGCACACTCACCTCCCATGGTGGGGGCTTCAACCTGCCTGACCTGGACTCCAGCGATGTCTCTGTCATCTCTGACATCAGCTCCTTTGAGAACAAACTCAACAGCAAGGTCCCTCCCCAGGTGAGGCCCAAGCCCACTGTGACCTTTGACTTCCGGAAGGTGGGCCGAAACCCCTACAACACAGACACCATGGGCCACCGTCGCTCCCTGCCCTCTACTGTGACATGGGTACCAGGTGGGGACGGAGGTTACGACCCCTCAGACTATGCAGAGCCTATGGATGCTGTGTCCAAGCCCCGGCCCAGCAACGAGGAGATCATCTACTCTGTGCCCCATGACAGCACGCAGGGCAAGATAATCACCATCCGCAACGCCAACAGGATGCACTCAAATGGGAACGGCTCGGACAGTGAGGCAGACAGCAGTTCCCTGGAGCGCTGCAGGAAGTTCTCGGCGGCGGGGGTGAAGCCCCGGCTGTACCGTGACCGCTCCAAACGCCTGGGTAAGTTCAGCAGCTTTCGCACTAGCTTCATTGGCAGCGACGATGAGATGGGGGCCCTGCCAAAGACCAAGGAGGATGAGTTCGGAACCCTGAAAGGAGACATCATcaatgaggagggagaggacccCAAGAAGAGGAACATTCTGAAGAGCCTACGGCGAACTGCCAAG AAAACCAGACCAAAGCCCCGGCCCTCTATTCCCAAGCCCCTGGAGAGCAACTACTTCGGGGTACCCCTGGTCAATGTGGTGTTCCCAGACAGACCTATCCCACTTTTTATCGACAAGTGTGTCCACTTCATTGAGACCACAG gtCTCAACACAGAGGGGCTGTACAGGGTGAGCGGGAACAAGTGTGAGATGGAGAGCATGCAGAGGCAGTTTGACCAGG ACCATGGGCTGGACCTAGTGGAGAAGGACTTTGCCATCAACACGGTGGCTGGGGCTCTGAAGGCCTTCTTCTCTGAGCTGCCGGAGCCATTGGTGCCCTGCATCCTGCAGGTGGAGCTGCTCGAGGCCTTCA GGTGA